A stretch of DNA from Candidatus Cloacimonadota bacterium:
TGTTCTTATTAAAAGATGGAAAGAACATTTTCAATGATGATAATGGACTCTATAAATTAAGCAAAACTGCATTATATTTCATTGGAGGAATTCTTAAACATGCACCTTCGTTATCAGCATTAACAAATCCCACAACAAACTCATACAGAAGGCTAATTGCTGGATTGGAAGCTCCATCAAAAGCAGTTTTTGCAGAAGGAAACCGTTCTGCCGCTATCCGTATCCCGGCTTATGTAAAAAATCCAGAAGAAAGACGATTTGAATACAGACCTACAGATGCAACCTGTAATCCATACCTTGCATTCTCAGCTATCATAATGGCTGGTATAGATGGTGTAAGAAATAAAATAGACCCTGTAAAAGAAGGTTTTGGCCCGCTTGAGACAAATCTATACAATCTTTCAAAAGAGCAATTGAATAAAATACCCTCCTTCCCAGAATCACTTGAAACAGCATTACAAAATCTTGAGCTTGATAATAATTACCTTACTTATGGAAGTGTATTTACAGATTTATTACTTCAGAAATGGATTGAATCAAGAAGGAAGGATATTAATGATATGCGAAAAGTGCCCCATCCATGGGAAATTGCACGATATTATGACCTTTAGAGAAAATTCAAAATAAATTGAAATAGTAAATATACATTCCCATTTTGTTCAAATGTTATTTGTATTAACACTGATGGAATAATTGAGATAGATTGTTTTTATTAATACCCTGATTTATCTAAGGTAAAAGGAATCAAGAGGCGACAATCATTTTAATTTTATTTGTAAACCGTTGAAATGGTTAGGTTTTATGACTCATTTTATTTACACCCAATTGAAATTGGGTGCTATTCCTAATTCCATAAATTTTTGGAATAAGAATAGAATTAGCACCACAATTTATTGTGGTGGATAAGAGTTAAACACACATATCCTACAACCATTTTAATGGTTTCCATAAACAGTTGAAACGATGTAGAAAGAAAACATTTCCCTTAACCCTAATGAATTCTGGAGTTAACGAGAAGTTAAGTTCAGATAAGTTGTGATTAGTTTTCAGCCTACTTATCAGAATTTATCTATTTTGCAGATTCTATTAATACATATTAAAAATTACTTAAGGAGTAAATTATGCACGAATGGGCATTAGCGGATGCTGTTATTACAACCACCTTAAAGGTTGCAGAAAATGAAGGATTAAAAGAAATATCTGAAATTATTGTCAAAATCGGAGAATTGCAAACCATTGATACTGAAATTTTTAACTTCGCTTTAAAAGAAGTGATGCAGCCTCAAAAAAAACTATTGGAAAATGCAAAAATAAAAATAAAATCCGAAAAAGCTATTCTTAAATGCAAAGTATGTAAACATGAATGGTTATTTAAAAATGCAGTAAAAAATTTATCGGAAGATGAAACAGAATCACTTCATTTCATTCCAGAAACTGCCCATGTTTATCTCAGATGTCCAAAATGTAATAGTCCTGATTTTGAAATTATACAAGGACGAGGAATCTGGATTGATTCAATATCAGGTGAGAGGTGAAAGAAATGGACCCAAGAATAGAAGTTATTGATAAAAGATTAAAAGATGTTAAACGAATAATCGCTGTAGCAGGTGGAAAAGGCGGAATCGGGAAAAGCTCTGTTGCATCAACTCTGGCACTAATTTTATCAAAGATGGGGCATAAGGTAGGTTTGTTTGATCTGGATTTTTCCGGACCTTCATCACATATAATTTTAGGCATAAAAGATTATGAATTCCCAAAAGAAGACAAAGGAATTGTGCCATCAGAATATTATGGAATCAAATTTTTATCCATCATTAGCTTTTCTGAAGAAAATCCTTCGCCATTAAGAGGGATTGATATCTCAAATGCGGTTATTGAATTACTCGCAATTACCCAGTGGGGTTCTCTTGATTACTTAATTATAGATATGCCACCCGGAATCGGTGATGCAACTCTTGATATAATCAGAATAATAAAAAGAGCAGAATTTATCGTTATTACTACCCCTTCAAAACTATCAATTCAAACAGTAAAAAAATCCTTGCAACTCCTTTTGGAATTGAAAGTCCCAATAATTGGTGTCATAGAAAATATGTTAGACCGAAGTGTATATCCCAATTCACCCTTCGTAGTACTACGGAGAACGGGTAAATCGAGAAAGTTTACAAAAAGCTTATCTATAAAAGAACAGGTGAAAGCTTTTAATATTCCTTTTTTAGGTGAAATATATTTTGATAAAGATTTTGAAGATTCAATTGGAAATGTTAATAAACTTTATAATACAAGCTTTGCACAAAGTTTGAAAAGAATTGTATTAAAAATACTCCAGAATTACCCAACAAAATGAAGGTTAATGGCAAAGATAAAGAGATAAAGAAGTTGATCCCACTTCGCTAAGATTTACACTCCATAGTCTTTATGAAGGAATGCTTCGTAGGATAAATCCTACTTCGCTAATCCCGATGTATCGTATATAACCCGAGTCGGGTTTCGTTATAAAAATTTTGACATTGAAAAATAGATATTCCCCTGAGCCGTCATGGACCATTCCATGACGGTCGTATAATTGAAAAATAGATATTGATAAAAATTTTATTAACTTTAAATAACATCTTCAATATGAAAGGAGACAACTATGAAGAAAAGAAGTTATTTAATACTATTCTTACTTTTCATTCCAGCTTTTCTCTTTGCTGAATGGAGCAATAATCCTGCAGAAAATTTCGCTGTATGTGACCTCACCGGTTCACAAGCTCTCCCAAAAATCGCAACGAGTTCAACTGGAGATACTTATATTTCCTGGTTTTCCAATGAAACTGGAAATTATGATGCTCGCTTACAACGATTTGATGTTCGTGGAGATGAACTCTGGGCTCATAATGGAATACTTATTAGCAATCATCCCTCAATGAGTTGGCTTACCGACTGGGATATGACAGTTGACAATGCCAATCATGCAATCCTAACATTTCAGGATATTAGAAATGGTGGAAACAATAATATTTATGCTTATCGTATCTCACCAGAAGGTGATTTCGTATGGGGTGCTGATGGCTTAGAACTTTCCAACAGCACCGCTTTTGATGTCTCCCCAAAAGTGACAGTTACTAATTCAGGAAATACAGTTATTGCATGGCAGTCTGACGATGTTATTATTATGCAAAAGATTTCTCCAGAAGGAACTCTACTTTGGGGTCCAAGTGGAATTACTTTAAGTTGTGAAAATACATATTCCTGGCCTCAACTTATGCCAGTTGGAAGAGATAATGTTATAATGAAATTTTTTGAAGATACAGGCGTATATCCAATGATGACCCGTCATGTTTTAGCACAAAAATTCAATGCTAATGGCACACAATATGCTCGTGCTGAGTTTACTCTAACTGATACATTCTATACAGCTAATATGCTTTTCTATAAAATTTCAAAAGCAAGTCTTATTTCTCAGGATATTATTGAAACTCCGAGACGCGATATTGCTGAATATGTAATGGTAATTGAAGGTAACCCAATTAGATTTTATAGCTGCCATCTAAAATCATCGCAAGGTTCACAAAATGAGCAGAAAAGACTGGTAGAGATCACATGCTTAAGAAACCATCTTAACAATTTAGAACAAGGAACAGAATTCATAATTGTCGGAGATATGAATTTCTATACAAGTTCTGAACCAGCATATCAAAAGATAATTGCTGCTGATAGTTGCAACCTTGGAAGAGGTCAGGACTTATCTGACCAGGTTGGAAACTGGCATAATAATTATACTTTTCGAGAAGTCCACTCACAATCTTCAAGGGTAAACTTTTTTGGAGGTGGAGTTGGCGGTGGATTAGATGACAGGTTTGGTTTTATCTTTACTTCTTATGAAATTAATAATGACAATGGAATTGAATATATAGATAGCACCCTCACATATTTTGGTAATGATGGTAATCATTTTAATCAATCTATTAATGACAGCACTAATGCAGCAGTTCCCGATAGTGTTGCGGATGCACTTTATTATGCTTCTGACCATCTCCCAGTGTTAGCTGATTTTGTTAGTTTGGATACACTATACACAATTGATGAAAGGTGCAATCCAAACTCTGGACTTTCTTTAGAAGCCTTCCCAAATCCTTTTCGTAATGATATCAGAATTGAACTTTACTATAATAATTATAATTTGACAAAAATTTCAAAAGTCAATATTTATAACGTTAAAGGGCAACTCATTAAGCAATTCAAAATGCAAAAGAGAAAATTCAAAATGAACATAGTTGAATGGAATGGAAAAGACGATTTGAGGTACAAAGCAAAAAGTGGTATTTATTTCATAAAAATTATTGACGAAAAAAAATCAATAGGAATTAAACAAATTCTAAAATTAGAATAAAGAAATAATGTGGGGAAGTAGCTCAGTTGGGAGAGCGCAGCGTTCGCAATGCTGAGG
This window harbors:
- a CDS encoding T9SS type A sorting domain-containing protein; translation: MKKRSYLILFLLFIPAFLFAEWSNNPAENFAVCDLTGSQALPKIATSSTGDTYISWFSNETGNYDARLQRFDVRGDELWAHNGILISNHPSMSWLTDWDMTVDNANHAILTFQDIRNGGNNNIYAYRISPEGDFVWGADGLELSNSTAFDVSPKVTVTNSGNTVIAWQSDDVIIMQKISPEGTLLWGPSGITLSCENTYSWPQLMPVGRDNVIMKFFEDTGVYPMMTRHVLAQKFNANGTQYARAEFTLTDTFYTANMLFYKISKASLISQDIIETPRRDIAEYVMVIEGNPIRFYSCHLKSSQGSQNEQKRLVEITCLRNHLNNLEQGTEFIIVGDMNFYTSSEPAYQKIIAADSCNLGRGQDLSDQVGNWHNNYTFREVHSQSSRVNFFGGGVGGGLDDRFGFIFTSYEINNDNGIEYIDSTLTYFGNDGNHFNQSINDSTNAAVPDSVADALYYASDHLPVLADFVSLDTLYTIDERCNPNSGLSLEAFPNPFRNDIRIELYYNNYNLTKISKVNIYNVKGQLIKQFKMQKRKFKMNIVEWNGKDDLRYKAKSGIYFIKIIDEKKSIGIKQILKLE
- a CDS encoding P-loop NTPase, giving the protein MDPRIEVIDKRLKDVKRIIAVAGGKGGIGKSSVASTLALILSKMGHKVGLFDLDFSGPSSHIILGIKDYEFPKEDKGIVPSEYYGIKFLSIISFSEENPSPLRGIDISNAVIELLAITQWGSLDYLIIDMPPGIGDATLDIIRIIKRAEFIVITTPSKLSIQTVKKSLQLLLELKVPIIGVIENMLDRSVYPNSPFVVLRRTGKSRKFTKSLSIKEQVKAFNIPFLGEIYFDKDFEDSIGNVNKLYNTSFAQSLKRIVLKILQNYPTK
- the hypA gene encoding hydrogenase nickel incorporation protein HypA: MHEWALADAVITTTLKVAENEGLKEISEIIVKIGELQTIDTEIFNFALKEVMQPQKKLLENAKIKIKSEKAILKCKVCKHEWLFKNAVKNLSEDETESLHFIPETAHVYLRCPKCNSPDFEIIQGRGIWIDSISGER